The Capsicum annuum cultivar UCD-10X-F1 chromosome 3, UCD10Xv1.1, whole genome shotgun sequence genomic sequence TATCAAACTCTTGCAGTACCTTTGCAAAACACAAACATCCTAGCACTCTTAAATGTATTATAGATGGAGTCTTTCCATACAACTTCTCATAAGGTGAAAGACCATTGATAACCTTACTAGGTGTTCTATTGATCAAATATATTTCAACAAGCACCACTTGACCCCAAAACTTTAAAGGAATATGACCTTGAAACCTCAAGACTCTAGTGACCTCTAGCACATGTTTGTGCTTCCTTTCAGCAACTCCATTTTGCTGAGGGGTATAGGGACAAGTTCTCTGATGAATTATCCCCATATCTTTAAAAATTTTGCCACACACAGAATTAATAAATTCAGTCCCATTGTCTATCCTTACAGACTTAACTGTTTATCCAAACTGTGTCTTGACAAAGTATAAAAAATGTTGAAGAGAAACACACACATCTGCTTTACTCTTTAATAGAAATAACCATTTCATTCTTGTGAAGTCATCAACCACTGTAAGAAAGTACTTATTACCATCAAATGTAGCTACTTTATAAGGGCCCCAAACATCAACATGAATCAAGTCAAAACTATCTAAACTCTTGATAATACTGATAGGAAACACAAATCTTGTCTGTTTTGCAGAAGGACACACTGTACATTTATTCACTGATCTATTAACATCCTGACTATCCAAAGAAAACAACTTATTTAAGACTTTAGATGACACATGTCCAAGCCTCTTGTGCCACAGTTCTACTTCAGATTTCTGTATAGCATGTTTGTTGTGAACATTACTTGTTGCTGTAACTGTATCTTCTTGTAATTGATTTGATATGAGCTTATTCAAAAGTAGATATAATCCTCCATCTTCCTTATCAATCTCCTGTACCTTCCCATTGTAGATTTCCTGAAAAACACAAAAGTGTGGAAAAAATGTAACTGAACATCCCAACTCTCTTGTTACCTTGCTCACAGACATtaagttatatttaaattttgaaagatgCAGCACATTAGTAATAATACTCCTTGGTGAAATACAACAAGATCCTATATGAGTAACATGTGCAGTATCTCCATTAGGCAGACACACTTGTTTTGAACTATCAGTTTTTCTCAAGGAATCTTTAGTAATCATGTCAATTTTTGAAACCATATGGTTTGTTGCACCTGTGTCAATGATCCAGACCTCACTATTCTCAAAAACTAAGAGAGTCTTACCAGCAGTATTAGCTGCACTGACATGATCAACTCCTTTAGGCATGCCACCATTGTTACTTTGGTTCAGCATCTGAAGAATCTGTTTATATTGGTCTTTGTTAAATGTACACCCTTGGAGCTGTTTAGCATACTCATCCACCTCATTTGTAACACCTGTCATGAGATGTTTTTCTTTTGGAGACATGGGAACATTAGTGTTTAGCCCATAGTTAAACACATGTGGTGAATGCACAAAGATATCATTTTGTGACATAGTTTGACTGTTTATCACATTATATGCAGCACCAGAATTACCACTAACATAAACTTTTTTCTTTGACTTAAACCCAGTTGGATATTCCACCAACTTGTAGCACTGATCCTTGGTATGTACCTTACACTTGCAGAAATCACATATTACATTGAAATTCTTTTTGAACCTGGCATTTGTCCCAAGCTGGGAACTAGGTCCTGCATAACCTCCAGTATGACCAGAGTTAAAACTCTCATTCCCCTTGTTTCCACCAGTTCTTGAATATATGCCAAAAGAGTTCACATTACTTGATGCCACAAAATTCATTCCAAGACTGTTAGTATAGCTTGAAGCAACAGATTTTTGACACTCATCACTAATTATCATAGCATAAGCTTGATTCACAGTAGGAATTGGATTCATTAATAATATTTGACTTCTTGCCTGGTTAAAGGACTCATTTAATCCCATGAGAAATTGGTATAACTTCTGTCTATTCAAATGAGCAACAAAACCTCTTGAAACTTCACAGTTACAACCAGGAGAAAGCACCATGGCTTCAAATTCATCCCATAAGGTTTTGAGCTTTGTGTAATACACAGATACAGAGTTTGTTCCTTGTTGCAAGGTCACTATTTCTTTATGTAGGCTAAAGGTTCTTGATCCATCTAATTGATCAAACCTTTCTTTAAGATCAGTCCAAACATTGAAAGCACTAGAGGAAAAAGCTAGACCACCAAGAATACTTTTAGAAACAGAATTCAGCAACCACGAGAGAACTATGGCATTCACCCTCTCCCATTGGCCCCATAACTCCCCAGAAATTGTCTCTTTCGTACATGAACCATCAATTAGTCCAATTTTATTTCTACCCAACAAAGCTAATCGTATAGACCTACTCCATATTGCATAATTTTTAGTTCACAACAATTGGAAGGAAATCAGATTCACACCGCTTATATCAGTAGGATTCAAGAACAATGGATGATTGTAATCAA encodes the following:
- the LOC107873996 gene encoding uncharacterized protein LOC107873996 codes for the protein METVNEQANADGLIGLNNGGQAQGSSSNNGGFPVNPNSTLPINPCQGIDYNHPLSIRLALLGRNKIGLIDGSCTKETISGELWGQWERVNAIVLSWLLNSVSKSILGGLAFSSSAFNVWTDLKERFDQLDGSRTFSLHKEIVTLQQGTNSVSVYYTKLKTLWDEFEAMVLSPGCNCEVSRGFVAHLNRQKLYQFLMGLNESFNQARSQILLMNPIPTVNQAYAMIISDECQKSVASSYTNSLGMNFVASSNVNSFGIYSRTGGNKGNESFNSGHTGGYAGPSSQLGTNARFKKNFNVICDFCKCKVHTKDQCYKLVEYPTGFKSKKKVYVSGNSGAAYNVINSQTMSQNDIFVHSPHVFNYGLNTNVPMSPKEKHLMTGVTNEVDEYAKQLQGCTFNKDQYKQILQMLNQSNNGGMPKGVDHVSAANTAGKTLLVFENSEVWIIDTGATNHMVSKIDMITKDSLRKTDSSKQVCLPNGDTAHVTHIGSCCISPRSIITNVLHLSKFKYNLMSVSKEIYNGKVQEIDKEDGGLYLLLNKLISNQLQEDTVTATSNVHNKHAIQKSEVELWHKRLGHVSSKVLNKLFSLDSQDVNRSVNKCTVCPSAKQTRFVFPISIIKSLDSFDLIHVDVWGPYKVATFDGNKYFLTVVDDFTRMKWLFLLKSKADVCVSLQHFLYFVKTQFG